TATAGGCACCCGGTGCGGTGGCCTGCTCTCCCTTGTCGGATCCGATCTCATACAAAAAGCGGTCGCCGAGATCCGTGAGTTGCACGTCGAAGCCGGATTCAAGAGTAGGGCCCGCGTCGCAGCAGATGCAGAAACACTCCTCGCGGGGAGGTGTATTGCAGGCGAGGCTGAAGAGCGTCGTGTTGTCCAGCCGCTTCCTGTAGCACGGATCAACGATCTCGCCGCCGAAGAACTTCTCCTGGAACCGGACCGCCGAGACATCGCAGGAACGAATACCGACGATCGCCTGTTTGGGAGGCTCCCCGGCAGGCTCGATCTCAACCCGCGTCCCATTCCGGTAGCGAAACATGTCCTCGAACGGGGGAAGCAGGAATCGTTTCGGGGGCAGGATGTCGTGCCCGTAGTCCCAGACGATGTCCTTGGGCGAATCCAGAACGTCGAACATCGAGTCACCGCCGAAGAGATGCCTCGGCGCGATGAGCCTCATTTCTTTGGCGACCGCGGCGAAGAATATCACGGCATCGGACTTCTTGAGGATCGAAGGTTCTCTTTCGCTCATTTGACCGCCTCAACCTTGACCGGCCGCGCCTTGAATGCAGGCACGCCGGAGATGGGATCGCCTTCGTAACCGGCGAACGCATTTGGGGAGTCGCCGCCGAAGAAGTGCGGCACGTGGACGTGACCCGCCGGCACCGAATTACTGATAACGAGCGTGCGCACCAGCGACGCCGAATCCGTCGAGACCCTCACCGGCGCACCAGGCCTGAGCCCAAGTTTCTCGGCATCGGCTTCGCACAGTTCGACGTAGGACTCCGGGTACTCGCGGGCGAGCACCGAAGAGTGAGCGGACATCGTACCCGTCCGGTGGTGGTAGTTGACCCGACTTGCGATCAGCACAAACTCACGATCCTGCATCTGGCCAGAAGTCGGTTCGGCGTCTGGGACCGGGATCAACTTGGGCGACGCGGCGTTGAGAGGCCACGGCTCGCCCCAGCCTTGCTCCAGCATCTCATAGTTCACGCCCCCATAGCAGTCCACGTTCTTCGCGATCTCCGCCATGACCTTGCCCGAACTGCTCTCCAGATTACCTCCAAGCGCCGAGGCGAGACTGGAGAGAATCTCCAGATCCGGTCTGGACTCCCCGAGCGGTTCGATAACCTTGCGGACTCTCTGAACGCGCCGCTCGATGTTGGTAAATGTGCCGTCCTTCTCAAGGAAGGAGCACGCAGGGAATACGACGTCCGCCAGCCGCGCGGTCTCCGTCAGATACGGATCGCAGACAGCGAGGAACTCGACCTTGTCAAGGGCAGCCAGAGTGCGTTCGGTGTCAGGGGCGGAGAGCGCAAGGTTCTCGCCGAACACCAGCAGCGCCTTGAGGTCGCCCGTCTCACAGGCACGGATCATATCTACTGAGGACATCCCCGGCGACTCCGGGAGCCGACAAGCCCACGCGGATTCCCATTTCTCCCTCACCTCCGCATCGCCGATATCGCCGTATCCTGGGAGCAGTTCGCGCGCCAGACCCATATCGGACGCACCCTGCGCGTTGTTCTGAGCTCTTAGCGGCAGGACGTACCCACCCAGCAGAAGAGCCACGTCGGCGAGCGCGCCGACAGTCGGCGTGGACCGGGCCTGCTGAAGCACCCCGAGGCCGAACATGACTACGGATGGAGGAGCCGAGGCCAGGATGTCCGCGGTTCGCCTGACATCGTCACCGGACAGCCCACACGTACCGGCGGCCGCATCAACCGACAGGCCGTTCAGCGACACCCTGAGCTCCTCGAAACCCGGCATCCGGGGCGCGTCCTCGACGTACAACGAGCAGTCTATAATGGTCTTGAGCAGCGCTCGAATCCACACGAGGTCAGTCCCGGCGCGCGGACGGATGAACTGCTCGGCGTACGGTTCGAGGCGCGTCGTTCGCGAATCCACGACGACTACCCGGCACCCTCCCGCGGCGGCGGTCTCGATGCGCGAGCCGACGTGGGCAACCTGCTCCGTGACATTGGCTCCGACGATGAGCATCGAGCCGGCGTGCGCCACGGCGTCGAGTCCGACCTGGGCGGCGGGGATTCCAAGGGCCGGGGCCAGCCCGGAGATGATCGAGGCATCGTACAGCCGAGACGAGCCGTCGATGTTGGAGGTACCGAGGATGCTCCTCGCGAACTTGACGAGGGAGTAGCATTCCTCATTGGTGGTCTTCGCGGAGCCGATGACGCCGACGCTCTGAGGACCGCTGTCCGAGGAGATGCGTTTGAGGGCGGACGCCGTGAAAGAAACGGCCTCATCCCATGAGACGGGCTGCAACGAATCGCCGGTTCGCTTGAGGGGCAGGCGCAATCTACTCGTGCCGAGAACGGCAGGGATACCGTTCCACCCCTTCACGCAGAGTCTGCCATTCGCAACCGGGTGGTTGCCGCTGGGACAGAGGGTTGCTACGCGACCGTTACTCTGCTCTACATAGACCCCACATCCGCAACTGCAGAACCCGCAGGTCGTGAGAACTACACTCATGAAGCCCTCCCTTGCGCCGAACGCCGAATCTCAACGTAGACTCGTCAACCGAGGGTATGTGAAGCGTTTTCTCTTGTGTCCATCGGGTCAGATGAAGCAGCTATCTTTCCCTCGCCCATCAAGCGGAGGAGCATCTACGGACAGGTTCGCCATTCCGTGATTCGCTGGGGAATATGTGAATTCCTTCACACGTTTTCGCGACGCGAGGGGATTTTTCGGGAAGCGCCTGGGAGGGCGCCTGACATGATACCCGAAAGACGGCCAGACACGAGTTCCATGCGAGAGGTGACGGTGCTGATCTTGTCCAGTACGTAGAGGTTGGCTCCGGGGCCAGGATTCGAACCTGGATACCGGGCTCCAAAGGCCCGTGTCCTGCCGTTGGACGACCCCGGAATGACCTGGAACATTATAGGCCGAAGGCGGGATTCGGTCAAGCCGGACTGCGGGCTACTTACGAAATACTATCTTTCCAAATCTCGACGGGACATGGAAGTTCGCGGGAATCTCCATGGTCGGCGACCAGCAGCCATACTCGTCGGCCGGGGTGCGGTCTATGCGGTAGAAGTTGACGCGCCAGACATCGCCGTCTTCCGGGGGGACGTGCGGCGCCTCGCCGAGCGATGCAAAGGGTATGGCCCACTCGACGGTCCACCCCCTGTCCACATCGTTCCGGTTGTCGAGAGTGCCGTCCACCCGGACTGCCACGCGCCATCCTTCGCAGTCCCAGGAGGTATCGCATGTCATGTTCACGCGGAGGCCGGTCGGGTTGTGAATGATGGCGTCGAAGAGAGTACCGCGCGGACTGGTCTGAAACTCGAAGTAGCGAACGAGGTCGGAATCGGGGTCAATAAACGCCTCGACGACCTCCTCCTCGTAGATCGGCTGGTCTCGCTCTAAGAGGGTGCCCCAGATATCCGGATCGTCGCAGTCAAAGGCGATATAGATGCTATCGTCGTCCCAGCACATGCGGGCGCGCGTCTGGCGCGTGGCGAGACCGGAGCCGTCGGAGAGCGTGAAATCGCCGACGGCGGGGACACCGATCCAGTCGCCGAGATCGCCGTCTACGGCGATGCTGCCGTTTGCGACCTTCCTGCACTCGTATGTCGGGATTTCGGAAGTCATGGTCATCTTGTCGACGCTAGTCCTGATCCACTATCGGGAAGCTGTAGTTCGGTGCTTCCTTGGTGATGAGGATGTCGTGCGGGTGGCTCTCGCGCAGACTCGATCCGGTGATACGCACGAAGCGGGCGCGAGCCTGAAGTTCGGCAATCGTCCCGGCTCCACAGTAGCCCATGCCCGAGCGGACGCCGCCTACCAACTGGAGCACCGTATCCGAAAGCGGGCCCTTGTAGGGCACGCGTCCCTCGATGCCCTCGGGAACGTGCTTGGCATCGCCCACGACCATGTACCGGTCGCTGCTGCCCTCTTTCATGGCTGCGATAGAGCCCATGCCCCGGTAGACCTTGTAGCTCCTGTTGCGGAATATC
This portion of the Armatimonadota bacterium genome encodes:
- a CDS encoding 4Fe-4S dicluster domain-containing protein, which translates into the protein MSEREPSILKKSDAVIFFAAVAKEMRLIAPRHLFGGDSMFDVLDSPKDIVWDYGHDILPPKRFLLPPFEDMFRYRNGTRVEIEPAGEPPKQAIVGIRSCDVSAVRFQEKFFGGEIVDPCYRKRLDNTTLFSLACNTPPREECFCICCDAGPTLESGFDVQLTDLGDRFLYEIGSDKGEQATAPGAYMLGKAESRDLDERARLLLQADSLFNTTAYIAKAVNYISADEVPSEIWDYLGSTCYKCGACTNLCPVCTCYTVDDVRHEDGWYARCRSWDSCQYSGFTREASGHNPRATFGSRVQRRFYHKASYQYISRDGRHGCVGCGRCITSCLTNLGLPEVVKRIRRAMHEHLLPSSGKVEV
- a CDS encoding molybdopterin-dependent oxidoreductase, producing MSVVLTTCGFCSCGCGVYVEQSNGRVATLCPSGNHPVANGRLCVKGWNGIPAVLGTSRLRLPLKRTGDSLQPVSWDEAVSFTASALKRISSDSGPQSVGVIGSAKTTNEECYSLVKFARSILGTSNIDGSSRLYDASIISGLAPALGIPAAQVGLDAVAHAGSMLIVGANVTEQVAHVGSRIETAAAGGCRVVVVDSRTTRLEPYAEQFIRPRAGTDLVWIRALLKTIIDCSLYVEDAPRMPGFEELRVSLNGLSVDAAAGTCGLSGDDVRRTADILASAPPSVVMFGLGVLQQARSTPTVGALADVALLLGGYVLPLRAQNNAQGASDMGLARELLPGYGDIGDAEVREKWESAWACRLPESPGMSSVDMIRACETGDLKALLVFGENLALSAPDTERTLAALDKVEFLAVCDPYLTETARLADVVFPACSFLEKDGTFTNIERRVQRVRKVIEPLGESRPDLEILSSLASALGGNLESSSGKVMAEIAKNVDCYGGVNYEMLEQGWGEPWPLNAASPKLIPVPDAEPTSGQMQDREFVLIASRVNYHHRTGTMSAHSSVLAREYPESYVELCEADAEKLGLRPGAPVRVSTDSASLVRTLVISNSVPAGHVHVPHFFGGDSPNAFAGYEGDPISGVPAFKARPVKVEAVK
- a CDS encoding carbohydrate-binding family 9-like protein; translation: MTSEIPTYECRKVANGSIAVDGDLGDWIGVPAVGDFTLSDGSGLATRQTRARMCWDDDSIYIAFDCDDPDIWGTLLERDQPIYEEEVVEAFIDPDSDLVRYFEFQTSPRGTLFDAIIHNPTGLRVNMTCDTSWDCEGWRVAVRVDGTLDNRNDVDRGWTVEWAIPFASLGEAPHVPPEDGDVWRVNFYRIDRTPADEYGCWSPTMEIPANFHVPSRFGKIVFRK